Proteins encoded by one window of Cloeon dipterum chromosome 2, ieCloDipt1.1, whole genome shotgun sequence:
- the LOC135938169 gene encoding uncharacterized protein LOC135938169, whose product MRKARTRIDLLKAVRYGVTFSPKNGLKVKVVDASCEGDFIRPRSPGDTLELVMFVGDFNEAMRKEREMCLQDCQLKFAEARKAYINQKASDLMQARKVLLKSAPRDDCEHSSRRARLLAVGPKVGKVECMAEGAGEVRESGECVSNVLNCILDF is encoded by the exons ATGAGGAAAGCAAGGACGCGGATTGACCTGCTAAAG GCTGTCAGGTATGGTGTAACTTTCAGCCCAAAGAATGGCCTAAAAGTTAAAGTGGTTGATGCCAGTTGCGAAGGTGACTTTATCCGGCCTCGGTCACCGGGAGATACACTTGAGCTGGTTATGTTTGTTGGTG ATTTTAATGAAGCAATGCGCAAAGAGCGGGAAATGTGTTTGCAGGATTGTCAGCTCAAATTTGCAGAAGCAAGAAAGGCATATATTAATCAGAAGGCTAGTGATCT GATGCAAGCAAGAAAAGTATTATTGAAATCTGCACCCCGAGATGATTGTGAGCATAGTAGCCGGCGAGCACGTCTATTAGCTGTAGGACCAAAAGTAGGCAAGGTGGAGTGCATGGCTGAAGGGGCTGGTGAAGTCAGAGAAAGTGGTGAGTGTGTTTCCAATGTGTTAAATTGCATCCTGgatttttaa
- the LOC135937616 gene encoding uncharacterized protein LOC135937616 has protein sequence MSKPISRIDSIMNYPFAVTCNDKCSLFVRPAMNGFIGGLIRPEDDEEEMMIYIGRASDAYTWKENFMRYPDRITEFIEKASQKAEADGSGADGRVKRFCCRVVENQYRKDVEEFNIQESEPTVYGSGAGSSKEARVDQHCDKQDTCDSVGTGGQVIHEKFDIERQGFWPNILLDEVLLDMGADMSEALRAVSVVLKYDGSRWSLESVAIDTGTGIAPSPSIGCHYKVRALRKEMSLVRGELESLEVKFKQVQEAIVDSHSSMEISNDKNHSICCRAVDVKKELVELEMKHEALLDLMAVLETFIEKMIKMKCLPEHDELLDALAKEGPGRKFK, from the exons ATGAGCAAACCAATAAGCAGAATAGATTCAATCATG AATTATCCATTTGCGGTTACCTGCAATGATAAATGCAGTCTGTTTGTTCGACCTGCTATGAATGGATTTATTGGTGGATTAATTAGACCTGAAGATGATGAGGAGGAGATGATGATTTACATTGGAa GGGCAAGTGACGCGTACACttggaaggaaaattttatgcGTTACCCGGATCGCATTACTGAGTTCATCGAAAAGGCGTCGCAGAAGGCTGAGGCTGATGGTAGTGGCGCTGATGGCCGAGTCAAGAG GTTTTGCTGTCGGGTTGTTGAGAACCAGTATAGGAAAGATGTAGAAGAATTTAATATCCAAGAAAGTGAACCGACAGTTTACGGAAGTGGCGCTGGGAGCAGCAAAGAAGCTAGAGTTGACCAACACTGTGACAAGCAGGACACATGTGATTCAGTGGGAACCGGAGGCCAAGTAATccatgaaaaatttgacatcGAACGCCAGGGATTTTGGCCGAATATTTTGCTGGATGAGGTCTTGCTTGACATGGGTGCAG acaTGAGTGAAGCTTTGCGGGCTGTGTCTGTAGTGCTGAAGTATGACGGCAGCCGGTGGAGCCTGGAATCTGTTGCAATCGACACTGGAACTGGCATTGCTCCAAGCCCGTCGATTGGTTGCCATT ATAAAGTCCGAGCACTCCGAAAGGAAATGAGCCTGGTTAGAGGAGAGTTGGAGTCACttgaagtgaaatttaaacaagtgCAGGAGGCCATTGTGGACTCCCATTCAAGTATGGAGATCTCCAACGACAAGAATCACAGCATTTGTTGTCGGGCTGTTGATGTGAAGAAAGAACTGGTTGAGCTGGAGATGAAACACGAAGCTCTTTTGGATTTGATGGCAGTGCTGGAAACATTCATTGAGAAAATGATCAAGATGAAGTGTCTTCCGGAGCACGATGAACTGCTGGATGCGCTGGCAAAGGAGGGACCAGGAAGAAAGTTTAAGTAA